The Zingiber officinale cultivar Zhangliang chromosome 9A, Zo_v1.1, whole genome shotgun sequence genome window below encodes:
- the LOC122021293 gene encoding protein BIG GRAIN 1-like, which yields MGERRVRGNYKAGHQNPSFSSTLLDAIYRSIDESDGNAAALGSVSSRDRFCAPVDIQKRSPLTLLPPVAAANQGAASRCRTLPPICTSSSSDMSSYGGFSSSSDPDSVAARLRPIRTGAAPLCSAPLPLPLAEEGEKKKKKKSGSIRGKLHEMRGSRSAAPASPGARLAGFLGSLLSAVSGTRRKQSPSSSTTTAGGCDDSACSTASSHSRSCLVKNPSTRERAADRGKRTVRFYPVSVIVDEDLRPCGQKSIFEADSSSRRLSAAALEARRRVAELLRGMEEEEEEMSDSSSDLFELENLTATENGGVGGGGRMDELPVYETTRLVSFSQSQRFLKI from the coding sequence ATGGGAGAGCGGCGGGTGAGGGGTAACTACAAGGCCGGTCACCAGAACccctccttctcatccaccctCCTCGACGCCATCTACCGCTCCATCGACGAGTCGGACGGTAACGCCGCCGCCTTGGGGAGTGTATCCTCCCGAGATAGGTTCTGCGCTCCCGTAGACATCCAGAAGAGGTCTCCACTGACTCTTCTGCCTCCCGTGGCGGCGGCGAACCAGGGGGCGGCCAGCCGTTGCCGAACCCTTCCGCCTATCTGCACATCTAGCTCTTCCGACATGTCCAGCTACGGCGGATTTTCGTCCTCTTCGGATCCAGACTCAGTGGCCGCACGGCTCCGCCCGATCCGGACCGGAGCGGCTCCTCTCTGCTCCGCCCCTCTACCGCTTCCGCTGGCGGAGGAaggcgagaagaagaagaaaaagaaatccgGTTCGATCCGCGGCAAGCTCCACGAAATGAGAGGTTCGAGATCGGCGGCGCCGGCGTCTCCGGGGGCTCGACTTGCCGGCTTCCTCGGGTCTCTGCTATCGGCGGTGTCAGGGACGCGGCGAAAGCAGTCGCCCTCCTCGTCAACCACCACCGCGGGCGGATGCGACGACTCCGCCTGCTCCACGGCGTCGTCCCACTCGCGGTCGTGCCTGGTCAAGAATCCATCGACGAGGGAAAGAGCGGCGGACAGGGGCAAGCGGACGGTCAGGTTCTACCCAGTGAGCGTGATTGTGGACGAGGACCTGCGGCCGTGCGGTCAGAAGAGCATCTTCGAGGCGGATTCGTCGTCTCGGCGGCTATCGGCGGCGGCATTGGAAGCAAGGAGGAGGGTAGCGGAGCTGCTGAGAGGgatggaggaggaggaagaggagatgaGTGATTCGAGCTCCGATCTGTTCGAGTTGGAGAATTTAACGGCGACGGAAAATGGAGGAGTCGGTGGCGGCGGCCGCATGGACGAGCTTCCGGTGTACGAAACCACTCGCCTCGTCTCGTTTTCTCAATCTCAACGTTTTCTTAAAATATAA